A single genomic interval of Scylla paramamosain isolate STU-SP2022 chromosome 4, ASM3559412v1, whole genome shotgun sequence harbors:
- the LOC135100033 gene encoding transforming growth factor beta regulator 1-like: MSSVWNTAENLLLGPSMDPVRGRTAHLAETVDGNEGGGHLITVANSSSAVTAVSTPGIVGSVPGRSSPGNTSSGRLSADKGRGRGASLPPAIAERLARHKAQEQLVYKRKMKLLRRIVKDLVFENAALCDQVAEVQQQVVVAAEERIFLLKRLLQHQTTNDNHSQLPAKNNNYFVLGSGNIENWDSKKPKVTSLKRKPSDPSLGPGSTTPSSVGSSEKVKARKSGSSKPKRLCPPITLDSAGRPIFPITLGPLTIHSLGEIISDREAYHNEQCIFPVGFCSSRIYASLRDPLKPVLYTCKILDGGPSPRFEIVCEDEEDAVMAGNSPAECHNQILQTINLSLDMDLLTIRTEGTDSDERGCRFFGLTHPSVQNVLQACPGARKCSRYKWIKFEVCRSEAEVESVFEGEKEASLCHEALLRNIRFARHHVTSP, encoded by the exons ATGTCGTCTGTGTGGAATACTGCAGAGAACCTCCTCTTGGGACCTAGCATGGATCCAGTCAGAGGGAGGACTGCACATCTTGCTGAGACT GTGGATGGGAATGAAGGTGGTGGACACTTAATAACTGTAGCAAACTCAAGTTCTGCTGTGACTGCTGTGAGTACTCCTGGTATTGTGGGGAGTGTTCCAGGCAGATCATCACCGGGAAATACATCTTCAG GAAGACTTTCTGCTGACAAAGGTAGAGGACGTGGTGCAAGCCTTCCTCCAGCCATTGCTGAAAGACTGGCCAGGCACAAGGCTCAAGAACAGTTGGTGTACAAACGCAAGATGAAGCTTTTGAGACGGATTGTGAAAGACCTTGTATTT GAAAATGCAGCACTCTGTGACCAGGTTGCAGAGGTCCAGCAACAAGTGGTGGTTGCAGCAGAGGAGAGAATATTTCTGCTCAAAAGACTTCTACAACATCAAACCACAAATGACAATCACAGTCAACTTCCAGCAAAG AACAATAACTACTTTGTGTTGGGCAGTGGAAATATTGAGAACTGGGACAGCAAGAAACCTAAAGTGACATCACTGAAGCGTAAACCTTCTGATCCCTCTCTAG GCCCAGGTAGCACAACTCCATCTTCTGTGGGATCATCAGAAAAAGTCAAGGCAAGAAAGAGTGGGAGCAGCAAACCCAAACGCCTTTGTCCTCCCATCACTTTAGATTCTGCTGGACGTCCAATCTTCCCCATCACTCTGGGACCACTTACAATTCATAGCCTGGGAGAG ATAATCAGTGATCGGGAGGCTTACCACAATGAACAGTGTATATTCCCAGTTGGCTTCTGCTCCTCAAGAATATATGCAAGTCTACGAGATCCACTTAAACCAGTATTATATACATGCAAGATATTGGATGGAGGTCCATCTCCAAG GTTTGAGATTGTgtgtgaagatgaagaagatgcaGTAATGGCTGGTAATTCCCCTGCTGAATGCCATAATCAGATTCTTCAgactattaatctctctcttgaTATGGATCTCTTAACCATCAG gaCTGAAGGTACTGACAGTGATGAGAGAGGATGCAGATTTTTTGGACTTACCCATCCCAGTGTACAGAATGTGCTGCAAGCCTGTCCCGGGGCCAGAAAATGTTCTCGTTACAAGTGGATTAAATTTGAG GTTTGTCGGAGTGAAGCAGAGGTTGAGAGCGTatttgagggagagaaagaagcatcATTGTGTCATGAAGCTCTTCTGCGTAACATTCGCTTTGCTCGACATCATGTTACATCCCCATGA